The following coding sequences are from one Microbulbifer sp. TB1203 window:
- a CDS encoding methyltransferase, with translation MKMQKWLGALLCSAMIAGTAQAANLKSAIGGDHRTPAYAERDQYRHPAETLEFLGVEPNMTVVEIWPGGGWYTEILAPYLMEKGTFYAAHFPADTSSDYFRNSRTAFEKKIAADKKVYGSIRLTAFDPAGGSEIAPAGSADAVLTFRNVHNWMRGDNEQKAFETFFAALKPGGVLGVVEHRAKPGTSREDMMKSGYMTQDYVVELAKKAGFELEATSEINANPKDTADHPKGVWTLPPSLRLGDQDKDKYLMIGESDRMTLRFRKPAAE, from the coding sequence ATGAAAATGCAAAAATGGCTGGGAGCACTGTTGTGCTCCGCAATGATTGCCGGTACCGCCCAGGCCGCCAACCTGAAATCGGCGATCGGCGGCGACCACCGCACTCCCGCCTATGCGGAGAGGGATCAGTACCGCCATCCGGCTGAGACGCTGGAATTCCTGGGTGTCGAGCCGAATATGACAGTGGTGGAGATCTGGCCCGGCGGCGGTTGGTACACGGAAATCCTCGCCCCCTACCTGATGGAAAAGGGTACCTTCTACGCCGCTCACTTCCCCGCGGATACCAGTTCCGATTACTTCCGCAACTCCCGCACCGCCTTCGAGAAGAAAATTGCCGCCGATAAAAAGGTCTATGGCAGTATCCGGCTGACCGCCTTCGATCCAGCCGGCGGCAGCGAGATTGCGCCCGCCGGCAGCGCCGATGCGGTGCTCACCTTCCGCAATGTGCACAACTGGATGCGTGGTGACAACGAACAGAAAGCCTTCGAGACCTTCTTTGCCGCGCTGAAGCCCGGCGGCGTGCTGGGTGTGGTGGAGCACCGGGCCAAGCCGGGCACCAGCCGCGAGGATATGATGAAGAGCGGCTATATGACCCAGGACTACGTGGTTGAACTGGCGAAGAAGGCCGGCTTTGAACTGGAAGCCACCAGCGAGATCAACGCCAACCCGAAAGACACCGCCGATCACCCGAAAGGCGTGTGGACCCTGCCGCCGTCACTGCGCCTGGGCGACCAGGACAAGGACAAGTACCTGATGATCGGCGAGAGCGACCGTATGACATTGCGTTTCCGCAAGCCCGCCGCTGAGTAA
- a CDS encoding MTH1187 family thiamine-binding protein, whose product MKVHADLCVIPIGVGVSVSDYIVECQRVLRDAGLKHRMHAYGTNIEVEWDEVMAAIKRCHERIHALGAPRISTSLKLGTRTDREQSLQDKIDSVESKLDS is encoded by the coding sequence ATGAAAGTACATGCGGATTTATGTGTTATCCCCATCGGGGTCGGCGTTTCCGTATCGGACTATATAGTGGAATGCCAGCGGGTCCTGCGCGATGCCGGCTTGAAGCACCGGATGCACGCCTACGGCACCAACATCGAGGTGGAGTGGGATGAGGTGATGGCGGCGATAAAGCGCTGCCACGAGCGCATCCACGCCCTGGGCGCGCCGCGGATCAGCACCAGCCTGAAACTGGGAACCCGTACCGACCGCGAGCAGTCACTGCAGGATAAGATCGACAGTGTGGAATCGAAGCTGGATTCGTAA
- a CDS encoding ACT domain-containing protein, which produces MQQHLVISLISDDKPGVVEKLSAAVAENGGNWEDSRMAHFAGKFAGILRVSVSADACQGLREALEALADEGYRIQIEESLAVASGPLQTLNLKLVGNDRPGIVREISRALAARQINMEQLETGCSSVPGSGEPLFTAECTIGVAEDMDLDGLRDELDEIADELGVEIDCEKTSPPQL; this is translated from the coding sequence ATGCAACAGCATCTCGTAATCTCCCTGATCAGCGATGACAAGCCCGGCGTAGTCGAAAAACTCTCCGCCGCGGTGGCGGAAAACGGCGGTAACTGGGAGGACAGTCGCATGGCGCACTTCGCCGGCAAGTTCGCCGGTATCCTGCGCGTCAGCGTGTCCGCGGACGCCTGCCAGGGGCTGCGAGAGGCCTTGGAAGCTCTCGCCGATGAAGGTTACAGGATTCAAATCGAGGAGTCGCTGGCGGTGGCCAGCGGCCCCCTCCAGACCCTGAACCTGAAGCTGGTGGGCAACGACCGCCCCGGCATAGTGCGGGAGATCTCCCGTGCCCTGGCCGCGCGCCAGATCAATATGGAGCAGTTGGAAACCGGCTGCAGCAGTGTGCCCGGCAGCGGCGAGCCGCTGTTTACCGCCGAGTGCACCATCGGCGTGGCGGAGGATATGGATCTCGACGGCCTGCGCGACGAGTTGGACGAGATCGCCGACGAGCTGGGGGTGGAGATCGACTGCGAGAAGACTTCCCCCCCGCAACTGTGA
- the trmL gene encoding tRNA (uridine(34)/cytosine(34)/5-carboxymethylaminomethyluridine(34)-2'-O)-methyltransferase TrmL — MFKIVLYQPEIAPNTGNIIRLCANTGAELHLIEPLGFAMDDKRLRRAGLDYREYSRVERHRDWQAFVDAEQPARVLALSTKGRRYHAEIDFRPGDAIVFGPETRGLPAEFLARVGAEHTLRIPMRADSRSLNLSNAAAVVVYEAWRQLGFPEAQ; from the coding sequence ATGTTCAAAATCGTCCTCTACCAACCGGAAATCGCCCCAAACACCGGCAATATCATCCGCCTCTGCGCCAATACCGGCGCCGAGCTGCACCTGATCGAGCCGCTGGGCTTCGCCATGGACGACAAGCGGCTGCGCCGCGCCGGGCTGGATTACCGCGAGTACAGCCGCGTGGAGCGCCACCGGGACTGGCAGGCCTTTGTGGATGCGGAGCAGCCCGCGCGGGTGCTGGCGCTGTCCACCAAGGGTCGCCGGTACCACGCGGAAATTGACTTCCGCCCTGGCGACGCTATCGTCTTCGGCCCCGAGACCCGCGGCCTGCCGGCGGAATTCCTCGCCCGCGTGGGCGCGGAGCACACGCTGCGCATCCCCATGCGCGCCGACAGCCGCAGCCTCAACCTCTCCAATGCCGCCGCCGTGGTCGTCTACGAAGCCTGGCGGCAGCTGGGATTTCCCGAAGCGCAATAA
- the fldB gene encoding flavodoxin FldB, translated as MHAPIGLFYGSSTCYTEMAAEKIRERLGAEWVDLHNIADGDIAAVENYDFLIFGIPTWDYGELQEDWENCWDDLALLDLHGKTAALFGLGDQEGYPQWFQDALGYLHAQVVALGARTVGCWPAEGYQFEESKGLTEDGSCFVGLALDEENEFELSDERIDQWCAQVMREFGLSQ; from the coding sequence ATGCACGCACCGATCGGACTCTTTTACGGCTCCAGCACCTGCTACACGGAAATGGCCGCGGAGAAAATCCGCGAGCGCCTCGGCGCCGAGTGGGTGGACCTGCACAATATCGCCGACGGCGATATTGCCGCAGTGGAGAACTACGACTTCCTGATTTTTGGCATCCCCACCTGGGATTACGGCGAACTGCAGGAGGACTGGGAAAACTGCTGGGACGACCTGGCCCTGCTCGACCTGCACGGCAAGACAGCGGCCCTGTTCGGCCTCGGCGACCAGGAGGGCTATCCGCAGTGGTTCCAGGACGCCCTCGGCTACCTCCACGCCCAGGTTGTGGCCCTGGGTGCGCGGACGGTGGGCTGCTGGCCCGCGGAGGGCTATCAATTTGAGGAATCCAAGGGGCTGACGGAGGACGGCAGCTGTTTTGTCGGCCTGGCCCTGGACGAGGAAAACGAATTCGAGCTCTCCGACGAGCGCATCGACCAGTGGTGCGCCCAGGTGATGCGTGAGTTCGGCTTGAGCCAGTGA
- the mnmC gene encoding FAD-dependent 5-carboxymethylaminomethyl-2-thiouridine(34) oxidoreductase MnmC: protein MSKDKLHADIEWRDDGQPLSRAFDDIYFSSSSGLEESRYVFLQQNRLPERWAELPEGAGFTIGETGFGTGLNFLAAWQLWLDTAPPDARLHFISVEKYPLHRADLQRALDLWPQLRPLAGQLLRDYPPLLAAGVHRLHFERICLTLVIGEASAALRSLCLEDERRDRLVDAWFLDGFAPAKNPAMWTPELFGNMAALSKPGATFATFTCAGLVKRGLKDAGFGLEKVPGYGRKREMLRGVLEKTGPAEITSTPWHLPDSESDRGQRPLLQPAPPVVGAVRPGAVRPGAVRPGAAPSGAAAGREPSSQPIAVIGAGISGATAARALAERGLKVRVFEQGPEPGSGASGNDQGILYAKLSPKPGPNGDFNLHALLFALRYYRNYCADAAHFCGLLQLAQSDKERELQRQVAEWLDFHQAGDLARAVGAEEAGKIAGLPLDFGGLYFPSAGWLEPQKVCATLLQHKNIELHCNTAVEKLQRQENDWLLRTCRSGPAGSGPWPRSDFPPKQMPIAAREFSADAVIICTANGMTQLVQTSPLPLRPIRGQVSSAAAGPQSQKLETVLCGEGYLAPAFHGRHTYGATFKLKETQSELREAEHQENLANLAELLPQIAGEFSTGPMQGRAAVRAATPDYLPVTGPVPHWESLNNTYAALGKNRKQLIAQTADYQRNLFVLGGLGSRGFTYAPLAAEVLAAWLCGEAMPVSCDLVKALHPARFAIRALGKKNRS from the coding sequence GTGAGCAAAGACAAACTTCACGCGGATATCGAGTGGCGTGACGACGGCCAGCCCCTTTCCCGCGCCTTTGACGATATCTACTTCTCCAGCTCGTCGGGGCTGGAGGAGAGCCGCTACGTCTTCCTGCAACAGAATCGGCTGCCCGAGCGCTGGGCGGAGCTGCCGGAAGGCGCCGGTTTTACCATCGGCGAAACCGGCTTCGGTACCGGCCTGAATTTCCTCGCCGCCTGGCAGCTGTGGCTGGACACAGCGCCACCAGACGCCCGCCTGCATTTCATCTCGGTGGAAAAATATCCCCTCCACCGCGCAGACCTGCAACGCGCCCTCGACCTCTGGCCGCAGCTTCGGCCGCTGGCCGGGCAGCTATTGCGGGACTACCCGCCCCTGCTCGCCGCCGGCGTGCACCGGCTGCACTTCGAGCGTATCTGCCTGACCCTGGTGATCGGCGAGGCCAGCGCAGCGCTCCGCTCCCTGTGCCTGGAGGACGAGCGCCGCGACCGGCTTGTCGACGCCTGGTTCCTGGACGGTTTCGCGCCGGCCAAGAATCCGGCCATGTGGACACCGGAACTGTTCGGAAATATGGCCGCGCTCAGCAAACCGGGAGCCACTTTCGCCACCTTTACCTGCGCGGGCCTGGTCAAGCGCGGATTGAAAGACGCGGGTTTTGGGCTGGAGAAGGTACCCGGTTACGGGCGCAAGCGGGAGATGTTGCGGGGTGTACTGGAAAAAACCGGGCCTGCCGAAATTACTTCCACTCCCTGGCATTTGCCAGACAGCGAGTCCGATCGCGGCCAACGGCCGCTCCTACAGCCTGCTCCCCCCGTTGTAGGAGCGGTCCGGCCGGGAGCGGTCCGGCCGGGAGCGGTCCGGCCGGGAGCGGCCCCGTCGGGAGCGGCCGCTGGCCGCGAACCGTCCTCACAGCCAATCGCCGTTATCGGCGCCGGCATCTCCGGCGCCACCGCCGCCCGCGCCCTGGCGGAACGCGGCCTGAAGGTCAGGGTTTTCGAGCAGGGGCCGGAGCCCGGCAGCGGGGCCTCCGGCAATGACCAGGGCATCCTCTACGCCAAACTGTCTCCCAAGCCCGGCCCCAACGGCGACTTCAACCTGCACGCGCTGCTGTTCGCGCTGCGCTACTACCGCAATTACTGCGCGGATGCGGCGCATTTCTGCGGCCTGCTGCAATTGGCGCAGAGCGACAAAGAGCGGGAGTTGCAGCGGCAGGTCGCCGAGTGGCTCGACTTCCACCAGGCCGGGGATCTGGCCCGGGCCGTGGGCGCCGAAGAGGCCGGAAAAATCGCCGGCCTGCCGCTGGATTTCGGCGGATTGTATTTTCCCTCCGCCGGCTGGCTGGAACCGCAAAAAGTCTGCGCGACACTGCTGCAGCACAAAAATATCGAACTGCACTGCAATACGGCAGTCGAGAAACTGCAACGGCAGGAAAACGACTGGCTGCTGCGAACCTGTAGGAGCGGTCCAGCCGGGAGCGGCCCATGGCCGCGATCTGACTTTCCACCGAAACAGATGCCAATCGCGGCCAGAGAATTTTCAGCAGATGCGGTGATCATCTGCACCGCCAACGGTATGACACAGCTTGTTCAAACCAGCCCTCTGCCCCTGCGCCCCATTCGCGGCCAGGTTTCCAGCGCGGCCGCCGGCCCGCAGTCGCAAAAGCTCGAAACCGTGCTCTGCGGCGAGGGTTACCTGGCCCCCGCTTTTCACGGCCGCCACACCTACGGTGCCACTTTCAAGTTAAAAGAAACGCAGAGCGAATTGCGCGAAGCGGAGCACCAGGAAAACCTGGCCAACCTGGCCGAACTGCTGCCGCAGATAGCCGGGGAGTTTTCCACCGGCCCAATGCAGGGCCGCGCCGCGGTGCGCGCCGCCACCCCCGATTACCTCCCGGTGACCGGCCCGGTGCCCCACTGGGAATCACTGAACAACACCTACGCGGCACTGGGAAAAAACCGCAAACAGCTGATCGCGCAGACCGCCGACTATCAGCGGAACCTGTTCGTCCTCGGCGGGCTGGGTTCCCGCGGATTCACCTATGCGCCGCTGGCGGCGGAGGTGCTCGCCGCCTGGCTGTGCGGGGAAGCGATGCCGGTCAGTTGCGATCTGGTAAAGGCACTACACCCGGCGCGCTTTGCCATTCGCGCCCTGGGAAAAAAGAATAGGAGCTGA
- a CDS encoding DUF502 domain-containing protein: MTRVKTFITLTLLGGLAVVLPIAIFILLFQWLFGQISELVAPATQWMETHTTIKDTLAQLVVIGLILGGCFLIGLVVKTGVGRWMHNHVDRWLSRLAPGYSTIKDLVLQFIGGGGEGVLSGPVARVRIHGADNPLSVTAIVTSRHPNGDYTVYVPTAPVPTSGFVFHVPADCVEILPNVTVEAAMKSIVACGSGSGSLLAPPEPSA; the protein is encoded by the coding sequence ATGACCAGAGTAAAAACCTTTATCACCTTGACCCTTTTGGGCGGACTGGCGGTGGTGCTGCCCATTGCCATTTTCATTCTGCTGTTCCAATGGCTGTTTGGCCAGATCAGCGAACTGGTGGCGCCGGCCACCCAGTGGATGGAAACCCACACGACGATCAAGGATACCCTCGCCCAGCTGGTGGTGATAGGGCTGATTCTCGGCGGCTGCTTCCTGATCGGGCTGGTCGTCAAGACCGGGGTGGGGCGCTGGATGCACAATCACGTGGACCGGTGGCTGAGCCGCCTGGCGCCCGGCTACAGCACCATCAAGGACCTGGTGCTGCAGTTTATCGGTGGCGGTGGCGAGGGAGTGCTGTCCGGGCCGGTGGCGCGAGTGCGTATTCACGGCGCCGACAACCCGCTTTCGGTCACCGCCATCGTCACCTCCCGGCACCCCAATGGCGACTACACCGTATACGTCCCCACGGCGCCGGTGCCCACTTCCGGTTTCGTGTTCCATGTGCCGGCGGACTGTGTCGAGATCCTGCCCAATGTGACCGTGGAGGCGGCGATGAAGTCGATTGTGGCCTGCGGGTCCGGTAGCGGCAGTTTGCTGGCCCCTCCGGAGCCTTCTGCGTAG
- a CDS encoding glutaminyl-peptide cyclotransferase: MRILKALLLALASVAALAAEAPLPETPFELLDERSRPADRFTQGLYFDGERWWESSGLYRRSWLAEYTDPGGNPLRRKWLAENRFAEGLSVHGDKLYLLTYRAGELQVYRRKDLAPVNKLGYSGEGWGLASDGEQLIMSDGSGELTFRNPETFEVERRVKVHGGGEEWTRLNELEYVRGLIWANIWQDTRIIAIDPASGEVRGLVDLQTLAPERRHPDVVANGIAWDEKRNGLWVTGKYWPALYLIRPRGLGFDAPGTRSSSSASGTNAELELRVPGVSRDRHQ; this comes from the coding sequence ATGCGAATACTGAAAGCACTGTTGCTGGCGCTGGCGTCCGTTGCGGCCCTGGCCGCGGAGGCGCCGCTGCCGGAAACCCCGTTCGAACTGCTGGATGAGCGCAGCCGCCCGGCGGATCGCTTTACCCAGGGGCTCTATTTCGACGGCGAGCGCTGGTGGGAGAGCAGCGGGCTCTACCGACGCTCCTGGCTGGCCGAGTATACCGACCCCGGCGGCAATCCCCTAAGGCGCAAATGGCTGGCTGAGAACCGCTTCGCAGAGGGCCTGTCGGTGCACGGCGACAAGCTGTACCTGCTCACTTACAGGGCCGGCGAACTGCAGGTCTATCGCCGCAAAGACCTGGCCCCCGTGAACAAACTGGGTTACTCGGGCGAAGGCTGGGGGCTCGCCAGCGACGGCGAGCAGCTGATTATGAGCGACGGCTCCGGCGAACTCACTTTTCGCAACCCGGAAACCTTCGAAGTGGAACGGCGCGTGAAGGTGCACGGCGGCGGCGAGGAGTGGACGCGCCTCAACGAACTGGAATATGTGCGGGGACTGATCTGGGCCAACATCTGGCAGGACACGCGCATCATTGCCATCGATCCCGCCAGCGGCGAAGTGCGCGGGCTGGTCGACCTGCAAACCCTGGCGCCGGAGAGGCGCCACCCCGATGTTGTGGCCAACGGCATCGCCTGGGATGAAAAGCGCAACGGGCTCTGGGTGACGGGGAAATACTGGCCCGCGCTCTATCTGATCCGGCCCCGGGGGCTGGGATTTGATGCCCCGGGAACGCGGAGCTCCAGCTCCGCATCAGGGACGAATGCGGAGCTGGAGCTCCGCGTTCCCGGGGTCAGCCGCGATAGACATCAATAA
- the recQ gene encoding DNA helicase RecQ → MQNIPQDPQQILEHVFGYSAFRGPQREIIDTLMAGGDALVLMPTGGGKSLCYQIPALARPGCGVVISPLIALMQDQVEALRAAGVNAAFLNSSLPFDEAQAIEGALLRNELDLIYLAPERLLQPRTLELLQRIELSLFAIDEAHCVSQWGHDFRADYLHLNCLHEQFPSVPRIALTATADGRTRGEIAHRLDLENARHFVSSFDRPNIQYRIAQKDNPRRQLLQFLRAEQEGSAGIIYCLSRNKVENTADWLCQQGFTALPYHAGLPAPLRAEHQRRFLREEGVIIVATIAFGMGIDKPDVRFVAHLDLPKSVEAYYQETGRAGRDGEAATALLLYGLEDVVKLAQMAESSEGSEEHKRQERARLNAMLGLCEITSCRRQALLRYFGEELAEPCGNCDTCLEPPQTWDGTQAAAKLLSCVYRTGQRFGAAHVIDVLRGSENEKVRKFGHQNLSTYGIGTDLSAAEWRGVVRQLVVRGYLEVEGEFSSVRLTEACRPLLRGEESIQLRKLPPKAARAEPRRAAAPATELTAADEPLWEALRACRKQLAEENGVPPYVVFHDATLREMASAKPQTPEELLAISGVGDSKLERFGDAFLAVLREHDSVATD, encoded by the coding sequence ATGCAAAACATCCCACAAGACCCACAACAAATCCTCGAACACGTCTTCGGCTACAGCGCCTTCCGCGGCCCCCAGCGGGAGATCATCGACACCTTGATGGCCGGCGGGGACGCGCTGGTACTGATGCCCACCGGCGGCGGCAAGTCCCTCTGCTACCAGATCCCGGCGCTGGCGCGGCCCGGTTGCGGGGTGGTGATCTCGCCGCTGATCGCGCTGATGCAGGACCAGGTGGAGGCACTGCGGGCCGCGGGGGTCAACGCGGCATTCCTCAATTCCTCCCTGCCTTTCGACGAGGCACAGGCCATCGAGGGCGCGCTGCTGCGCAATGAGCTGGACCTGATCTACCTGGCACCGGAGCGCCTGCTGCAACCGCGCACACTGGAGCTTCTGCAGCGAATTGAACTGTCGCTGTTCGCTATCGACGAGGCCCATTGCGTGTCCCAGTGGGGCCACGACTTCCGCGCCGATTACCTGCACCTGAACTGCCTGCACGAGCAGTTCCCCAGCGTACCGCGTATCGCCCTCACCGCCACCGCGGACGGGCGCACCCGGGGGGAAATCGCCCACCGCCTGGATCTGGAAAATGCGCGGCATTTTGTCAGCAGCTTCGATCGCCCCAATATCCAGTACCGTATCGCCCAGAAGGACAACCCCCGCCGCCAGTTGCTGCAATTCCTGCGCGCAGAACAGGAGGGCAGCGCCGGTATCATCTACTGCCTGTCCCGCAACAAAGTGGAGAACACCGCCGACTGGCTGTGCCAGCAGGGCTTTACCGCCCTCCCTTACCACGCCGGCCTGCCGGCGCCGTTGCGCGCGGAACACCAGCGGCGCTTCCTGCGCGAGGAGGGCGTGATCATCGTCGCCACTATCGCCTTCGGCATGGGCATCGACAAACCGGACGTGCGTTTCGTGGCCCACCTGGATCTGCCCAAGAGTGTCGAGGCCTACTACCAGGAGACCGGCCGCGCCGGGCGCGACGGCGAAGCGGCCACCGCACTGTTGCTCTACGGCCTGGAGGACGTGGTGAAGCTGGCACAGATGGCGGAATCCTCCGAGGGTAGCGAGGAACACAAGCGCCAGGAGCGCGCGCGCCTGAACGCCATGCTCGGCCTGTGCGAGATCACCAGTTGCCGCCGGCAGGCCCTGCTGCGCTATTTCGGCGAGGAACTGGCGGAGCCCTGCGGCAACTGCGACACCTGCCTGGAACCGCCGCAGACCTGGGACGGTACCCAGGCCGCGGCCAAACTGCTGTCCTGCGTCTACCGCACCGGCCAGCGCTTCGGCGCCGCCCACGTGATCGACGTACTGCGCGGCTCGGAAAACGAAAAGGTGCGCAAGTTTGGCCACCAGAACCTCTCCACCTATGGCATAGGCACGGATCTATCCGCTGCCGAGTGGCGCGGTGTGGTCCGTCAACTGGTGGTGCGCGGCTACCTGGAGGTGGAGGGGGAATTCAGCAGCGTCCGGCTGACCGAAGCTTGCCGCCCACTGCTGCGCGGCGAGGAATCCATCCAGTTGCGCAAGCTGCCGCCCAAAGCCGCCCGCGCGGAACCGCGCAGGGCTGCCGCCCCGGCCACGGAACTCACCGCCGCCGACGAACCTCTCTGGGAGGCCCTGCGCGCTTGCCGCAAGCAACTGGCGGAAGAAAACGGCGTGCCGCCCTATGTGGTCTTCCACGATGCAACCTTGCGTGAAATGGCCAGCGCCAAACCGCAAACTCCGGAGGAGCTGCTGGCCATCTCCGGGGTGGGCGACAGCAAGCTGGAGCGGTTTGGCGATGCCTTTCTGGCAGTTTTGCGGGAGCATGATAGCGTCGCAACTGATTAA
- a CDS encoding aspartate aminotransferase family protein: MAQIDIRAGLSNEELDAHWMPFTGNRHFKSEPRLFVSAEGMHYTTADGRSVLDGFSGLWCSNAGHGRKEIADAVAQQLTALDYSPAFQFGHPLAFKLARRLADMAPGDLNRVFFCNSGSEAADTALKIARAYWRVAGRPEKNRLVGRAQGYHGVNFGGISVGGMVGNRKTFGPALDVDHLPHTLLPENAFSRGLPEHGGTSMAERLMDIINLQGAENIAAVMVEPFAGSAGVILPPKGYLQRLREICDQHHILLIFDEVITGFGRTGSAFAAQEFGVQPDIMTTAKGISNGAVPLGAVFVREGIYDAFMQGPEHIPELAHGYTYSAHPVACAAAMATLDIYERETLFARVRELAPHFEDALHGLKGEPHVIDIRNYGLAGAIQLQPRDGEPGKRAMEVVLEAYRRGVLLRWTGDTIAVAPPFIIQPAQIDQIAQTLAEILKEIN; encoded by the coding sequence ATGGCCCAGATCGACATTCGCGCCGGTTTGAGCAACGAGGAACTCGACGCCCACTGGATGCCGTTTACCGGCAACCGCCACTTCAAGTCCGAACCGCGGCTGTTTGTCAGCGCTGAGGGCATGCACTACACCACGGCGGACGGCCGCTCGGTGCTGGACGGCTTCTCCGGCCTCTGGTGCAGCAACGCCGGCCACGGCCGCAAGGAAATCGCCGACGCGGTAGCCCAGCAGCTCACCGCCCTCGACTACTCTCCCGCCTTCCAATTCGGTCACCCGCTGGCGTTCAAGCTGGCCAGGCGTCTGGCGGACATGGCGCCGGGCGATCTGAACCGGGTCTTCTTTTGCAACTCCGGCTCCGAGGCCGCGGACACCGCGCTGAAAATCGCCCGCGCCTACTGGCGCGTCGCGGGGCGGCCGGAAAAGAACCGCCTGGTGGGCCGCGCCCAGGGCTACCATGGGGTGAACTTCGGCGGCATCTCCGTGGGCGGCATGGTGGGCAACCGCAAAACCTTCGGCCCGGCGCTGGACGTGGATCACCTCCCCCATACCCTTTTGCCGGAAAATGCCTTTTCCCGAGGCTTGCCGGAACACGGCGGCACGAGCATGGCCGAGCGGCTGATGGATATCATCAATCTCCAGGGGGCGGAAAATATTGCCGCAGTGATGGTGGAACCCTTCGCCGGCTCCGCCGGGGTGATACTACCGCCGAAAGGCTATCTGCAGCGCCTGCGGGAAATCTGTGACCAGCACCATATCCTGCTGATCTTCGACGAAGTGATCACCGGCTTCGGCCGCACCGGCTCCGCGTTTGCCGCGCAGGAATTCGGCGTACAGCCGGATATCATGACCACCGCCAAGGGCATCTCAAACGGCGCAGTTCCCCTCGGTGCAGTGTTTGTCCGCGAGGGCATCTACGACGCTTTTATGCAGGGCCCGGAGCATATCCCCGAACTGGCCCACGGCTATACCTATTCCGCGCATCCGGTGGCCTGCGCCGCGGCCATGGCGACCCTGGATATCTACGAAAGGGAAACCCTGTTCGCGCGGGTCCGGGAACTGGCCCCCCATTTCGAGGATGCCCTGCACGGCCTGAAAGGCGAGCCCCATGTGATCGATATTCGCAACTACGGCCTGGCCGGCGCCATCCAACTGCAACCCCGCGACGGCGAGCCCGGCAAACGCGCGATGGAAGTGGTGCTGGAGGCCTACCGGCGCGGTGTACTGCTGCGCTGGACCGGAGATACCATCGCCGTGGCACCGCCGTTTATTATCCAACCGGCACAGATAGATCAGATTGCGCAGACGCTGGCGGAAATCCTGAAAGAAATTAACTGA